The DNA segment CGTCCTGTATGGCCTTGAGATAGACGGCCGCAAGAGTTTTTCATTTATCAGCGAATCATTGAAAAATTATTACATCTCCGGAAACGTCTCATTTACGGAATCCGAGGTCACCCTTACCGGGGAACAGGAAACCATATACAGCACGAATGACCGGGAATTGCAGGGATTGTCCCCCGTTGTCGTGAATGTCACACTGGGCTATGATACCAAAAGAAGAAGTGTGACCCTTTCCTATAACAAGATGGGAGAGCGGATACGGAAAGTCGGCATGATTGATGACGGGGATTTCTATCCGGATCACTATGAAGATCCGGCCGCCACGCTGGACTTTGTCTGGATTGAGGCGTTCAGAAACGGGATCGAGGTAAAAGGGGAAATCGGCAATATTTTACAGGAAGAAACCATTTGGACCCAAGGGGCCAGAGTCACCCAGAAATATGAGGAACCCATGACGTTCAGTCTGGGTTTATCTTACAAGTGGTAAGCTCTCTTTATATTTTTATTCTTTCCCGCCCATATACTGATGCTTGATGTTAATGCCTTCGGTGATAAAAGCGACATGTTCGCCGATGTTGGTGGACAGATCGCAGACCCGTTCCAGGCAGCGGGAGATAATGATGGTCTGAATGGAGCGCCGGGTGTTTAAACGCCTGCGCTCGCTTTCCGGGGTGTTTTCCACCATGTATTCCACCAGGGTGTGCAGCACCTCCAGGGTGTATTCATCGGCCCGGTCATCCATTTTCCGGATTTCATAGGCGGATTGGGTATCCTCATTGACAAAACAGGATACGGCCTTTTTAAACATGGCCAGGCTCACATCGATTAGCTGGTCCATGGCCGGGATGGTCTCAAGCGGCGGATATTTGCAGAGGAATTGACTCCGCTCACTGACATTGACCGCCTGGTCGGCGATGCGTTCGAGCTCATTGCTGATTTTGGCGATTCCCATGATGGTCCGCAGATCCTTGGCCATGGGCTGCTCAAGGGCCACCAGCTTGAGTGTGTATTGATCCACCTGGACTTCGAGGGCATTGATCTCTTTGTCCCCGGCAATCACCGTCTGCGCCAGCTTGTCATCCCTTTCCAGGTAGGCGGTGGTGGCTTTCTCCAGGGCGCGCTGGGTCAGCGCGGCCATATTGAGAATGGTCATTTTGAGGTTTTCAAGCTCTTTCAGGAAATGGCGTTCCATATTATATCCTTATTATATCCTTCTGGCAATATCAGCCGAAGCGGCCGGTAATATAGTCTTCTGTCTGTTTCAGTTTGGGCCGGGTAAACATGGTTTCCGTTTCCCCGGTCTCAATGAGTTTGCCCATGTAAAAAAACGCCGTGATGTCCGAAACGCGGGCAGCCTGCTGCATGTTATGGGTGACAATGATGATGGTAAAATTCTTTTTCAGTTCATGGACCAGATCCTCAATTTTTTGGGTTGCAATCGGGTCCAGCGCGGAGGCGGGTTCATCCATTAAAATGACTTCAGGTCCCACCGAAAGCGCCCGGGCAATGCAGAGCCGCTGCTGCTGGCCGCCGGACAGGCCTAAGGCGGAGGCGTTCAGCCGGTCTTTGACCTCCTCCCATAGGGCGGCCTGTTTCAGGCTTTTCTCAACCCGTTCGGCAACGGTTTTTTTCTTCTTGATGCCGTTTACCCGCAGTCCGTAGGCCACATTGTCAAAAATGGTTTTGGGAAAGGGGTTGGGTTTTTGAAAGACCATGCCCACGCGACGGCGCAGATGCACCACATCAATATTCTGCCCGTAGATATTTTCGCCGTCAATATGGATTTCGCCTTCTACCGCCGTGCCGGGGATTAAATCGTTCATCCGGTTCAGGCACCTGAGGAACGTGCTTTTGCCGCACCCCGAAGGGCCGATCAGGGCAGATACCTGGTTTTTTTTGAATCCAACGGTAATATCTTCAAGCGCCTTGAAATCGCCGTAAAAGAAATTTAGCTGCGTGGTGACAATTTTATCCGGTTTTTCCATTTATGCTATCCTTAATGCCGTCCGGTCCAATCAGATGTTTTTGGTCTGAGCTTTGTTCAGGGTAAAATAGAATACAGAGCCTTTGGATCGGCCATCCGGCGGGCTCTGCACCCAGATATCGCCGCCCATGCTCTTGACCGCATGGCGGCATATGGCCAATCCTAAGCCGGTTCCGCCGGATGCGCGGCTCCGCTCCTTATCCACCCGGTAAAACCGTTCGAATATCCGTTTCTGATGCCGCTGGGCAATGCCCGGCCCCTCATCCTGAACACCGAAAAGGAAATGATCGGATTTGTCAATGGTAAAAACCGTCACCGTTGTATTTTCAAAGGTGTGGCGGATGGCATTGTCCAGAAGGTTTCGAAATACCTGGGTCAGCGTATTGGCCTCTCCGTATACGGTGAGCGGGGTGGGGAGCTGGTTGACCACTTCTATCTTTTTTTCCTTAGCCATGGGCATGCAGGTCTCCCAGGCATTGGCCAGGCAGTCGGCCGCATCCACCGGCGCCAGTTCCAGCCACTCCGCCTGCTTTTGCTGCTGTTTGGTCAGTTCCAGCAGGTCGTTGACGATGTTGGCCATCTGGTTGGCGTTTTTCAGGATGGTTTGAATAAAGGTTTCCGCATCAGGTGAGGCCCTTAGCTTCTTATCCATGAGGGTTTCCGCATAGCCCTTGATAGAGGTGAGCGGCGTGCGGAGTTCATGGGACACATTGGCCACAAAATCCTGCCTTGCTTTTTCGAGCCGGACCAGTTC comes from the Desulfobacterales bacterium genome and includes:
- the phoU gene encoding phosphate signaling complex protein PhoU, coding for MERHFLKELENLKMTILNMAALTQRALEKATTAYLERDDKLAQTVIAGDKEINALEVQVDQYTLKLVALEQPMAKDLRTIMGIAKISNELERIADQAVNVSERSQFLCKYPPLETIPAMDQLIDVSLAMFKKAVSCFVNEDTQSAYEIRKMDDRADEYTLEVLHTLVEYMVENTPESERRRLNTRRSIQTIIISRCLERVCDLSTNIGEHVAFITEGINIKHQYMGGKE
- the pstB gene encoding phosphate ABC transporter ATP-binding protein PstB; amino-acid sequence: MEKPDKIVTTQLNFFYGDFKALEDITVGFKKNQVSALIGPSGCGKSTFLRCLNRMNDLIPGTAVEGEIHIDGENIYGQNIDVVHLRRRVGMVFQKPNPFPKTIFDNVAYGLRVNGIKKKKTVAERVEKSLKQAALWEEVKDRLNASALGLSGGQQQRLCIARALSVGPEVILMDEPASALDPIATQKIEDLVHELKKNFTIIIVTHNMQQAARVSDITAFFYMGKLIETGETETMFTRPKLKQTEDYITGRFG